attaaattaaatagacaGATATCTTGGTCATCCTAGTCAAACACATGATCCAAAGCGACTATTAATCTTTTATGCATTCATAAAATCAcctgtaaccatagcaacagtggCTAAAGTAAATATCAAAGATATTTTACTAACGTGGAACATCCGAGTTGCAAGTAATATTTGTTATTCTTCCTTGTCAGTTACCACAAACCAACCACATAGTATTTAGCAATCATAGATCAAGCAATTGTATCAACATGAGTTTAACGTAAATTAGTGTTTTAAGTGGGAAAAAGGGCCAGTCCAGGGTTTCCATGTGCCCTTTATGCCTTAAATCTAGTTATATCAAAATTAAGTCCATAAAAAGAAGTCATAAATGGTACaataaaagtcttaattatgatttcaggaggtcttaaatttggggacggAAAGGCGAGAATTCTGATATGGCTAAATATGACGattaagtgaaagtgatgtgacatacagccaagtatggtgacccatactcaggattcatgctctgcatttaacccatccaaagtgcacacacacacagcagtgaacacacacacactgtgaacacacccggagcagcaggcatccatttatgctgcggcacccggggagcagttgggggtttcggtgccttgctcaaaggcacctcagtcgtggtattgccggcccgagactcacacccacaaccttagggttaggagtcaaactctctaaacaCTAGGCCACAACTACCCACAATTTCCCATTAAGCCATAAAAGTAtctgatttattaaataaacatgattGCTGCAAATTTCAAAGTCAGGTGCTGTTGTTTTCTGTTCTATATTTCTGCAGAGaattaattaacattttcaaCAAGCAAGTCATGTTTTTAAGCTGCAGACACGCAGAGTTGAATATGTGAACTGGTGGATCAACTCATCCAGTtaattaaaaatggtttaaaggctgaaatgttaagtttattattttatagaacttttataaagtttttaagtTTGTAAATCATGATTTTTATagtcattttacagtttaatatattaTCATAGACATTGCCCCGCTCACATGGTATCCATTTATATGTGCAGGTCTGTAAAAGTCTTACATTTGAGCCTAAAAAAATCCTGCAGTGGACCAGCTGGCATATACAAATAAAGCATGATATCATGCCAGGAACTCAGACTTTAGCATTGTTGTAtctctttatttacaaaaaataataataataataattaaactgatCAAACCATATTTGAAGTAATCATATCACTCTTCCTTAAAGAAACCATTTACAGTGTCCTCACCAGGCACAACGTGACAAAGCAACAAGTGATAAAACTATCCATCTCTTACATTGTTACACTGTGTAAATCACAATGGGGTTATATTTCTGCAGCAATGTACTGGGAGCCATGCTCACACTGAAAGCCTGTTGGACCAAAATCTCCTTATGTATATTAAGCATCAAACACTGACAAAGAATGTGTGACATTTTCACTGGCAGTGTGGACATAAAAATTGTTTAGTCGCTGGAATCTTGCTGCATTGTGCCTGGATAGAACACAGTGATATACTATAGTATGAGaaataactaaataatgatcttcagttgtcattcagtgtaagaaacaaaacctttaaaaagtataaaaacacaACACAGCATTCTTGCatagactgaaaaataaaaaatgtttaaatataaaattcatttaaaggtcccgtttttcgcgcttttttgaagctttgattgtgtttacagagtgcaatataacatgtgttcatgtttcgcatgtaaaaaaacacagtatttttcacacaattcacctatctgtataccgctgttttcactgtcataaaaacgggctgatgacttccttgttctataaagcccctccttaagaaatacgtgacgagttctgattgggccagcggttcctgtgttgtgattcgacagcagctgagcgcacactGCCCTcttggaaatgcgattgggctagttttgagaagcaagtgggcaggagcatgagctggagatgtacttataatcacaggagcgtttttattgacgagatgcgcatgaaaatcgcattcgatttttttgcacagccctaacatctactgtagttaacaaagctaaacagcgttgccctttgtgtaataagttacagaaactgttaaacacaccaacttaaataataaaatacacttaattaccagttgtggtccataaacaacgcctttcttcagacaaagagggaactgctccatctttcaggaataatctttgtgcgaatctggcattaaactgattgagattgaggaagctgtcctcagcaaaatgtgctgcacatagttttacatgtggattataattttcgggaacaatATATATAGAGATTAACCATTAATCTCTAaatacagcgtccctgggaaggccaaacaaagataattggactccgagatgaaaataacagcgtttcgacgacatggcgacaaacacaaacgcagctcttcctcttctccgtcggagtgcaacaaggccacgcccccctttttgtgtattcatgtgggcggaggttagtcaaaactgttttagtgacgtcattactgcaggaactagagggatgtagtccaaacgggtcgttttttgtaggcgaattctgtaaaataaaatcttgcttggcattgaactttgagctttagaattttacagatattatttatactctaacaacaacattacacactaactaaagttaaaaacatgggatcacgaagaacgggaccttcaAAAAGTGCACTTGCCCCAAAATTGTTAAAATCCCAAAGATGTGACACCAGTTTGTTCATGCAACTAACACCACGCAAAGTTCACAACAGCATGACCATCTCAGACACACAAAAGGAATTCAGTTTGACACATGTTGGGATTCTCCAAATACAGCAGATCATCTTCAGTGCATGCTTTTTGGTTCCCACACTTCACCGGACCATATAAGCCACTGAATCCACAGGATGAACGCAGCTCAAACTTATTTCATTCGAGACCAGGGTCAGGTGGAGGACTGGTCAGAATATTCGGAAGCAGGTGGGGCCGGGCAGAGTGAGGGGTAGGGTCGGGGCTGGTCCAGATTCACATACGTGATCTGCAGGTTGATGTAATGTTCCCCCTCAAGGCTGGAGTGGATTTCTTGAATGACTTTCACGAGACTAGGGAAACTTGGTCTCTTCTCAGGCTCAGGATTCCAGCACTGCAGCAGGATGGACCACCTATAATCCAAAAtccaaaattatttattaatctatttGCCCATAATGCCCAATTATGAAGCTACATGTAAACCTAAAAATTCCTGTTGGGTTTTCACAGCTGTTCCCCCATTTTTAAAGCGATAATattgttttgttatattattattacatttaagtttaatatttaatatatagtttttatgttCTTTATGATCCACTTacaatgttaataaaagttttcaaacaaaaaagtatatacttTTTCAAGACAGTCTACTCTTATCATTAGTTCTTCTGGTGTTTAGAAATATTTAgtaattgtatataatttaatactttaacaacagcgatattaataatatatttatctttCTTTACTGCTTCACCATGAATTATGATTTTCTGAATGCAAAATAGGTGTTGCTAACATGTAAATGTGGACAGTTACATAAAAAAACTCctttaaatgatatatttttatagCATAAATATCAAAAAGCCAAAGAAACATGATTCCTCATGATACgacccttttaaaaataaaaggtagGTAAATCATACAGGGAATTCAAGCAGTATTGTGGTTGTAGCAGTCGACGGCCTTGCATTAGATAGGTTGTAATGTCATAAGGGTCCACATCAGGATACGGACTGGCCCCTCTCGTCATCAGCTCCCACATCAACACTCCAAAAGACCACTAGAGGGAATAAAATACGTTACAATTTTTTGCCTGACTCTCCTTCCAAGATAACAGGATCCCATCACTGAGATCACACTTATGTTATTGCAAAACTGTTATTCTTGAAATGTCTTGATAAGTTTGTCCACATGTAAATTACCACATCTGATTTGGTGGTGAATTTCTGTGTCTGCAGGCTTTCTAAAGCCATCCATTTGATTGGCAGCTTTGCCTTTTTGCTGTCCTTGATGCTGTAGTATTCCTTATCATAGACGTCACGTGCCATACCAAAGTCAGCCACCTTCACTGTAAACGACTCATCCAGCCTAGGAAAATTGGATTCATTACATTTGTTAGAATTTTTGTGTCTATACTCCTTGTACATAATAAGACAACAAAAATCAaagaacattttgtttgtttcattttggtGTATGCATACATTACCCGATTAAATCAGATTAAATTAAGTTTGCCTCTTACTTACATGCAGTTACGTGCAGCAAGGTCTCTGTGCACAAATTTTCTGTTTGCGAGATACTCCATTCCTTTGGCAACTTGTAGCCCAAAGCCAATCAGGTCCTTCACTGTGGGATTCTGAACATGAAGGATATATTGTAATGAGgcaacattttaatgtaaaagttTAGTAAGTTAACATGAATATACCAAGATTAAGAAGCTAAAATTAGCGATCCATTGAAATGATATTACTCTGGGCCAAAAATTCAGGATGCACTTGGCCAAAAGCTGAATCCAaatccaaaaatacattttatttattgatcgATCAATAAGTCAAacttattaacattaaataatgaATAGGTACAGTAcaaatgaatatgtaaaatagtaCATATATTTGGCAAAATGGTCTTGGGTTATTGGTCTAGCTATCAATTAAGTTTATTGTCAGAATGTCATGAGATAAATACTGTACGTTACATGGCATTATTCACAAGTTGTTTTATTGATGCTTTTTTGTGATTGAAAAACTGCTTGAGCAATTTTTATGAGACACGATACATTTCACTAAGTACTGTTTCGTACGGATGTTCATTCATAcatattttgtgctataactagtagTAAGGAGGAAAAGATGATTGGATCATGTGTCGCTTGAACAGAGATGGGGACAAAATAGGGAATTTTAAAGGTGAGACtttcttttatattaaaagtaacaaagcacaaagcttattgTGATTATTGGATGGCAGGTGCACTACAAATAATGTTCAGTGAAGTTCACACATCAACAGAAAACAGTAGTAATATTGATATGTAGTATggtataaaataaatgtgtttacccTCTGTGCAGAGCGAATAAAATGCCGAAGGTCTCCATGTTTCATGTATGGCAGGATCACCAGGGGAAGTCCATCACTGGGAAGCACAATGCCCAAGAGGGACAGGACATGGGGGTGGTGGAAGGCCTTCATAAAGATTCCTTCTCTTAAAAACTGCTCCACCTCTTCCAGATCAGTGATCCCTTTCAAGAAAAATTGAGAAAACCATATttccaaaattatttatttttttttttcataatgattGGCCATTACAAAGCCGTATGTAAACTCTAacataaaatattgtaatatcaatgttttttataAGCTTCATTCACTATAAAGCTAGGCATGCAGAATTTATCTATATCATACCAAATGCTCACTTAAAAGTTACTCTTTAATAACACTAATACTTTAGTAACTCTGTtaataaaatttctaaataaaGATCAATTTTGAATCTGTATTCTAATTGTGTGATGCCtaattttgtttgtaaaattgtaaaaaaaaatattttaatttttaatatttattttgatttattttgataattacattatttgccattacataataatagaaaataataattatcagctTATTGTATCATCCACAGTTTAATATTGGTGTGCCCCTATTTAAAACAGCATTAATTTACTTACTATTCAGTGATTTGACAGCACAGTGGATCTCTTTGTCATCACTATCAGTAAGATATCCATGATACACTGTTCCAAAATGACCTGAAAAAGATTTGAGAATGATGCGAGTGTGTGAAAGAGGATGTactattaaaaaaagagaaaaagatggAAAACAGAGTAACAAATCCAGATGGATTGTCGTTGCCCTAAGATATGTACCTTTGCCGATGATTTGGTCATGCTGGATTTTAACCTTATTATGTGGGATCAAAACATTCTTCACCTCCTCCAACAGATCTGGCCGGAGAGCCGACACAGAGATTGTCTGAGATTGAATCAAAGCAGCTGCTGCAGAGTCCATCGACCCAGCATACGGTAGACTGGAGGACGTTGTGCTCAAGCCTTGGAATGGAGAAGCTGTCAGACCTACAGAATGCACAGTTTATGTTCATTGAAGAATGGACGCTCTCCATGAAGATTCGATGTGCCAAGATGGGCTATATACTCTTTAAATTATAGGTAGTGTCTCCATGTTTTCAAAAACTTCAGGTTGTCTCACCTCTTCTGTAGTCACCATCAGGTGATCTGTCATAATTGTCCACTGTAGTACGAGTTGAACGCAGTGATAGTCGAACCTGAGCAAGTGCAGCTGCtgaccaaaaaaaatatttagtgggGTTTtctttgaggggggggggggggttacattcaccaattaaatttttttttatttgataaatttttCATTCTGCTTACTAAAAAATGGTCAAAAATAATcataatgaaaaacaaatattttccatatattttaaaaacttgctataaagtataataattacacaattattttacagcacaaaaaaaacaaatcctttaattttggaaaaaaattagtTATTTTGACAGAACGCacttacatttctttttcttGCGCTCTCGTGCTATGGCTACACAGGCCAGAGCTGCTCCCACACCAACTGCAGCCAAGATGCCCAGCACCATGCCCACAATAAAATTGTTGTTTGTTCTTACTACTAAACCAATGTCATATTCTTCTCCGTTCACTAGCAACTGAGAAACACAGTGTGATAGAGCAGTGCATCAGAAATGACATGCAGAGCCAACTTGAACTTATTACAACTTATTAAAACTCTGACCTTAACTGGCGCCCCCCGGCTACTGATAGTCAGATTTTTCGGGATCCTGCAGGTGATCTCATTGTCCAGAACTGTAGCCTTGCAATCCACTCCATCTATTGTCATAATGATTTTCATGCAATCAGACACCAGGGCTAGTTTTTTGtgctggaataaaaaaaaagtgattagaTTAATCTACAATGGAAGAATAATTTGATTGTCACTGTAAATGTCATAATTTtagttataatttaaatttagtaaatcatttattgtgttgttttaattgtaattaatgtcCGTcattgtattttggccagaaaaaaattgtgaaaagaaaaaaatattcaaaaatattgttacaaataaattgcattttgaaatatattaacattaaaaacagttattttaaattgtaataatatttcatactaatactgtttttactgtatttttgattaaatgcagtctaggtgaacataagagacttataaaaaaaaaaaaaaaaaaaacacttttgaccagtagtgtatttaacatatatattatgtataaatattttacaaaaacaacacATGAAGACACCATATATAAGAGACTAAATAACAACACTATATAAGCACTGAGACGAACATGCAATGAGACTTTGTCCTGCCCTGGGCTGAGCTCAAGCACATGGTCTTCTGTTTCAAACTTGATGGGTTCTCCATTAGCATGGCAGGTAAAATTCTGAGTCAGGAGTTCCATTGCTCCATCCAGATCCACAGTGAGGATTCCTGTTGATTCCTCACATGGAGGGCTTGTGCACTCCATTTGGTTGGGATTCCCTTGACCAACACACACCTAAGGGGGTATAGCATCCAATAAGTGGCAACATATATACTACTAATAAACATGGCTCTTCAAAATGCTAGCTAGTCCTACTTTTTGCACAGGTGCCATGCTATTGCCTCTGTAGTTAATGATGGCTTGGGAAACAGAGTCCAGATTCTGTCCAATGATGGTAATTTTTGATCCACTTCATTGCAGCAGGACcccaaaaaatacatattaaaccaTTTAATGGTCTTTCACATCACTAGTACTTGTATATCTACTGTTAAAGATGCCATTAAATGTTtgttacagaaaaaaactgaatgTTTTGACTCACCTTCTGAAACCACAGTTGGGCTTCACATCCGTCACCTCAGGATTCACAATATAGCTGAACGTTTTTGTGGCTAAAATAGTTGATTCATCAATTACAACCTTCACATCTACTTCTAAAGTCTCCTCAACACCTTCAGACCTACAAACAATAGAAGTCCCATCCCTGGAGACGCTGTGGAGAAACAATAGTAGGAAAATACTCAAATCTCAGTGGTTAAAAATAATGCTCTACACTGGAATTCTTATTATCTTTCTAAACCATGACTAACAGTGAATTTCAAAACCTGGCACAATAACCTTTTAACAGGGCAAATTCTGTCTCCAAGGCTGACAGTTCTGCTTCCACCAGCATCCAGATGTTTTCCTGACAGGGTGATCAGGGTTCCTCCAATCTTAGGTCCAAAGCCTGGACTGATATCTGTGATTTCTGGGGTCTGATGGGAGATATCAGGTATGAAAATAGCGTTATCAATCTAAATTTGGTTTAGTTTATCTAACTGATCAGCAGCAGTACTGCAAACCAATATTTCTTGATAATCTATATGTCAAACCATATAATCGAGTGTAGTAATTAAAGGTTGAGAATGTTTTGCTCATTACCACAAAACTGAAGCCTTGAATGCTAGAATTCCCAGAGATGAAGTATCCAATTTCCACGCTCTTTTCATCCACCTGCACTGTTACATCAATATTTTGCTCCGGGTCAGACATCTTACTATCAATCCTACACACCAGCCTGAGAAAAGAATGTAAAATAACATTCATGAACACCggtgttgttactgttaactaaaactaaaactattaaacaatgttttagttaactgaaatgaaataaaatctgaaaaatatatgaaaaacctCAAAACTGTATTTATCAAACCTTTCAGTGCGAAAATTAAAATGTGTGAGTTACTTACAGGGAGCTACTGCTTTTTTCTGTTATAATAGTGCAGCCACTGTTTCCTACTTTGACCTGGTGGGAGGTTTGAGTGATAGCAGCTCGGGAAGAAGACTGGAAGTTCCAGCCACAAAGAGTGATCTCACTCTTACCATTTGAGGGCACCGTGCTGGGAAAAAACTGAAAAGCAAAAgtgcaaacatgcaaaaaaaaaaaaaaagctcattttGTGGTTGTGcataaacttaataataatttttttacaattatgtgacaataaataaatgacaaaggcCTGAAATATTATGATACACAATGTATTTATTATGACCACGATTTAAACACCAAAGTGATCTTACTCCTAATTGATGATTCAGCTGCGCGATCACAATCGTGTGATCACTTTTTGTTCGTCCCTGCTATTTGAACATTCAAATCTAATCTACAGAGCAGCTGTCATGTATTTGTATGAGACAGCTTCACAAAGTTACCACAGGGGTATCGATGGTAATAATATTGGAtttttcagtctgagttaaaactctttttttggctcattttatcagtaaaggaaaaaatgccTTATAATTattcacacctgaatataaggagttttttttttcttccagccttcatggtcaactacgtatatatcacactcgttgccttttctagtgcagctcaaccaactCTCATCCCATTCGTCGATATTTGTGATaccacaaatcccggaaaatatttgttgtagtccaaacaagttgtttgttgtagtttttaaaaagtgatttttgttaaataaaatatctccttttgaattggactttgagctttgtaactttgcaaacgtttttatgctgaaacagcaacattacagactaactaaagttgaaaaagtgaaaaagcataatccactttacactttaaaaagcactcctttaataggcattattaagcagtacataaatacagctataaatgttttgttctggagcatatctataaagttcaatcacTGTATTTTCATACTATTTTAAGaatcaatttatcatttataaattattacgttatttacaaatatatatatatatatatatatatatatatatatatatatatatatatatatatatatatatatatatatatatatatatatatatatatatatatatatatataatgctttgaTTACATTGTTAACAAGAAGGTGTCAAGAAGGAGCTGTTAAAAGTGTATGTCTTTGAATCATTcaagagattcattcaaaaacactgatacaTCCAGTATTGAATCAAGTAAATATTGAATGAGtcattgattcattgattcattcataaattacatgtgattttgtttagttgtctaatgttttttcttttagaaTTGTGAGAGAACCACAACCTCCAAAAAATCTCAGTTTATTCAGAGTCGTTGAGCTCTATTTTGCACAGTGTGCTGATTTTTGTTTATGGTATTCAGCTGCGACTAAATGTTTTACAAAAAGAGACAGAATAAGTCTGTTTGATATCTAAATATTTGacctttttttatattacaaaaaaaatgtttaatctcaCTGGATTTGAAGAATCGAGTTTGCGCTGTTTCATTTTAGTATTCTTAAATGGGGAACATATTACAAAATGAAGGTCCTTATGCAATCAAATGACTTCACAGCCAAAGCCGACACTGACACAGGAGTGAGAACCCGTCCACACGGAAGTGAATATCCCCAAGGGGATAAATCTGAATATAAGTctttgcgttttcgtgtggacggggccatatgtgtattttttttttattatgatgtcATCACCCCACGTGTCgaccctagtcagacaccgctacgtcacgtaagagcaacaacaacaatggtTTGTATACAGCGCGCAAGGTTTATGCGCATGCTCCAAGTCTTCTTCTTCATTTTTAGTGTATCACTGTGGCaaaattacagcgccacatagtgatctggcatgtatactacattattttttagtcttttttacTGGTTTTgtgtggacgcagatatttcttgataCGACGCCGTGTGGACTGTATTGTTTTTTAgaacgagggaaaaaaagatcggactGGGGTAAACTCCGGCTTCGTGTGGACGTAGCCTGAGAGTCCAGCAGGTACTGTGGTATACCCTGGCCTGCCCTGATATGACTACAAAGACTCTGAAGCAGCCTTCATATAATCAGTACACACTCACTTTAAATTACAAATGCAAACTTAAAATACAGACAGTTTATTGTCCCATTTATTGCCCAATTATTCAATGTGTTACCTGGGTGATAATTGGAGGGCAGGAGTTGCTACTCCACTGATCCTCACACTGATGCATTTGACAACAGACTCCATTGCACCAGCCACATCCCATAAACTTGGGGGCCGCTAAACACACTGAACAGCTGAGGAAATGGGCACAGCCTGGACCTCTGGGAGACACATTTATCAGCTGTACATACAGGATGAAGAGACAGGTTTGAGATCGGACAGATGTAAACACagaaaaatgcaactgaaatcTATGAGTCACTTTTGGTCGGTGtgttttcaaacattaaaccTTCAGTTCACTGCTGATGGCTGATAAGATTTTGAACTGTACAGAATAAATGTGCATACCTTATTTCCAACAACAAACAGCAGAGACTCTGAAGAATGAACAGCAGCTATTTGTGACACTTTCTGCATATCTTCCACAAGAGAGTAGTTGGCAAACAGTACAAGAGATGATTTGCTCAGAATAACCTGAAAAGTAAAGTACTTTTTGTACGTCAAGACCCAAAACCACACGGGAAACTTAGTCACTGctacacaaatataaaatataatatttgtccTTATAAGGGCAAAATTCATTCACTGTCTCCATCCAATAGAGGTCTGGCTTATGATTGTAAGGTGCCAGTAATTTTTCACAGTATTTGAACAGAAATCAGTTTATTCCAAAAAAAAGAgtgattcacaaataacctgcaaGAGCCTTCCATCTTCCGTGCCAATGTGTGCCACAGTCTTGGTCTCAATGGTAGTCACCAGAATAGAAGTAAAGAGCACATTGTTCATCTGCCTATTGAAGAAGTCCACTCTGTAGTAAGGCTTTGCCACCATCGTGGGGACAGCACGGCAAATCAAACCATCTCGGTTCtagacaaaataaatcaaaatactggctgaataaatatattttgtgaatgcaaaaactgtttttttttgcaactttttGCTGCTTATCaagaaatatatataacaaaaaatcaGGGTGTATACAGCATATACAGGAAGTGTCAATTTGCCTAAATGAAAACTGCTAAATCAGCAACTGCAACAATATACACTCTATATGTTCAATGGATTGTTCCATGTTTGTTACAATTTTTTACTGACTTCAAAAGTGTGGCACTGTGACAGAAAAAATACATCCACTTCAACAGCAACTCCAGTGAAAAGGAAATAACAACTTGTAAACGGAAGGATGTGGGATATTTGCAGTCTTTCAGGACTAACGCTCACTGAATAAAAAGGAAGCGAACGTACTGTCCAGTCAGGATTTAATTTCCATTGCAgtagaaatgaataaaacataagAGCAGATGCTATCATATATGTTGACTTTTTCTCCTTCCATGGAACACACATTTTAAAGAGTTTTTCAACTTTCTAATGTTTAAAAAAGGATGTAAAGGTACCTTAAAAGTATGATTAAAGTGGTCTCAATTAATATGTTAACACAGTGAGCATGATTTCACGaaatacaacatgttcctggaacaaAATCCTTGTTGATTCAATCATCCAAATAGAACTGAGatatacattttcagaaaatatctgttttaggcttacaatctgGCTTAGGTGCTTCTatacccttgttaatcagctatcatttcccactgatttatAGGAACATTTTTGGGGGTAGGGTTAtagggtagggattgggttaagtctatatttttggacaataatgttgatccaggatcatcaaaagatgtttatccaggaacatgtcttacttggcaaaaccACTGTGGCCACATGTCAACACTGTGAATTTAGGAATTTTGGTTGTTATTCACTGGAAATGTTGACCTCCATCAAGGAGACATTTAAGAGTTGAAAAAAGATAAAATACTCTTTTGTTGTCTGAACTATGTGCTTTTGAAACGGACTGATCCAGTTGAGTAAataagcgaaaaaaaaaaaaaaatcagaacaacTGATAAACAGATTTCTGTAAAATAATGGAATTTCAAgatagcaaaaaaaaatgtaaataaagatttAAGTGCGATATACAGTGAGATGTTTTATTTCAGCCAACCTCTTCAGTATTTCTGTTCTACTGGTTAAAAACAAACTGTTGATGTGAGAATTTAATATCCTGACACTACATGCTCTCTTTGATTTATCAGCTCTGGCTCATAGTCTTTTTAA
This is a stretch of genomic DNA from Carassius carassius chromosome 10, fCarCar2.1, whole genome shotgun sequence. It encodes these proteins:
- the LOC132151673 gene encoding macrophage-stimulating protein receptor-like isoform X2, whose amino-acid sequence is MFISPRTLLKCVWLQIHLTCALKSCPTVPQMNINFSVSYSSSFFQTEKAIQNIVVNEHFNEVYVASQNVVEALDKNFTKLWEVRTGPVDSPDCQTCHCDVENEPGTPLDTDNQVLVLEPLDYLNLLYICGSTQYGVCNLVKLNKSARPSNSECFFDKKVNSPSACPDCVASPLGTKVSAVGDGYSTFFFTAATINTTISGTFGKKSLSIRRVLATEDGFDSQVKGLTVLPEFQDIFTIDYIYTFSTPEYVYFLSVQWESPIKPNAKLQTHLGRLPIKDSEPWMYREIVLECRFEPKRRKRSQWIKDVLYNSVQAAHFSTAGKELADELRVKTESSILYGVFAVTDDKGNPVKQSALCAFSIDDVNSEIEKGVESCCSSGNEQIPRGLCHFQPCEMCPRENRDGLICRAVPTMVAKPYYRVDFFNRQMNNVLFTSILVTTIETKTVAHIGTEDGRLLQVILSKSSLVLFANYSLVEDMQKVSQIAAVHSSESLLFVVGNKLINVSPRGPGCAHFLSCSVCLAAPKFMGCGWCNGVCCQMHQCEDQWSSNSCPPIITQFFPSTVPSNGKSEITLCGWNFQSSSRAAITQTSHQVKVGNSGCTIITEKSSSSLLVCRIDSKMSDPEQNIDVTVQVDEKSVEIGYFISGNSSIQGFSFVTPEITDISPGFGPKIGGTLITLSGKHLDAGGSRTVSLGDRICPVKSVSRDGTSIVCRSEGVEETLEVDVKVVIDESTILATKTFSYIVNPEVTDVKPNCGFRSGSKITIIGQNLDSVSQAIINYRGNSMAPVQKVCVGQGNPNQMECTSPPCEESTGILTVDLDGAMELLTQNFTCHANGEPIKFETEDHVLELSPGQDKVSLHHKKLALVSDCMKIIMTIDGVDCKATVLDNEITCRIPKNLTISSRGAPVKLLVNGEEYDIGLVVRTNNNFIVGMVLGILAAVGVGAALACVAIARERKKKKSALAQVRLSLRSTRTTVDNYDRSPDGDYRRGLTASPFQGLSTTSSSLPYAGSMDSAAAALIQSQTISVSALRPDLLEEVKNVLIPHNKVKIQHDQIIGKGHFGTVYHGYLTDSDDKEIHCAVKSLNRITDLEEVEQFLREGIFMKAFHHPHVLSLLGIVLPSDGLPLVILPYMKHGDLRHFIRSAQRNPTVKDLIGFGLQVAKGMEYLANRKFVHRDLAARNCMLDESFTVKVADFGMARDVYDKEYYSIKDSKKAKLPIKWMALESLQTQKFTTKSDVWSFGVLMWELMTRGASPYPDVDPYDITTYLMQGRRLLQPQYCLNSLWSILLQCWNPEPEKRPSFPSLVKVIQEIHSSLEGEHYINLQITYVNLDQPRPYPSLCPAPPASEYSDQSST